One region of Chryseobacterium muglaense genomic DNA includes:
- a CDS encoding cystathionine gamma-synthase — MNFNTKVIHGGQHHESATGSVNVPVFLTSTFAQKSPGVHSGYEYSRAANPTRQALEDSLASIENGARGLAFGSGLAAIDCVLKLLNPGDEVVAVDDLYGGTYRMFTRLFEKYQLKFTFVNFDDVSKIADVITDKTKLIWVETPTNPLMKLVDIKAVVEIAKGKDILVAVDNTFATPYLQRPIDLGADIVMHSATKYLGGHSDVIAGALIAKDVELGEKLHFIQFASGGILGPHDSYLVLRGIKTLALRVQRHSENGMAVAKYLESHPAVAQVIYPGLESHPQYELAKAQMKDFGGMVSFTFKSGKKEDAIKFLEKVRVFTLAESLGGVESLANHPALMTHASIPAEKRAELGITDDLVRLSVGIEDAEDLIADLEKAFS; from the coding sequence ATGAATTTCAATACAAAAGTTATACACGGTGGGCAGCACCACGAATCTGCAACAGGTTCTGTAAATGTTCCGGTTTTTTTAACCTCTACATTCGCACAAAAATCTCCTGGAGTACATTCAGGATACGAATATTCTAGAGCGGCAAACCCTACAAGACAGGCTTTGGAAGACTCTTTGGCAAGCATTGAGAACGGAGCGAGAGGTTTAGCTTTCGGTTCTGGTTTGGCGGCAATCGACTGTGTTTTAAAATTATTAAATCCAGGTGATGAGGTTGTTGCTGTAGACGATCTATACGGTGGAACCTATAGAATGTTTACCAGACTTTTCGAAAAATATCAGTTGAAATTTACCTTCGTGAATTTTGATGATGTTTCGAAAATTGCTGATGTAATTACTGATAAAACTAAATTGATTTGGGTGGAAACTCCAACAAACCCATTGATGAAATTGGTTGATATTAAAGCAGTTGTAGAAATAGCAAAAGGAAAAGATATCTTGGTTGCTGTTGACAACACTTTTGCAACGCCTTATCTTCAAAGACCCATCGATTTGGGAGCTGATATTGTAATGCATTCAGCAACAAAATATTTAGGAGGTCACTCAGATGTTATTGCAGGAGCTTTGATCGCAAAAGACGTTGAATTGGGAGAAAAACTTCACTTCATTCAGTTTGCGAGTGGTGGAATTTTAGGACCTCATGATTCTTATTTGGTGTTGAGAGGAATTAAAACCTTGGCTTTAAGAGTTCAGAGACATTCTGAAAATGGAATGGCAGTAGCTAAATATCTTGAATCTCATCCTGCAGTTGCGCAAGTAATTTATCCAGGATTGGAATCTCATCCGCAATATGAATTGGCAAAAGCTCAGATGAAAGATTTTGGAGGAATGGTTTCTTTCACTTTCAAATCTGGAAAAAAAGAAGATGCGATTAAATTCTTAGAAAAAGTAAGAGTTTTCACATTGGCTGAATCTTTGGGTGGCGTAGAATCTTTAGCAAATCACCCAGCTTTGATGACTCACGCTTCAATTCCGGCAGAAAAACGTGCAGAATTGGGAATTACAGATGATCTAGTTCGTCTAAGTGTTGGAATCGAAGATGCAGAAGATTTGATTGCAGATTTAGAGAAAGCTTTTTCTTAA
- a CDS encoding T9SS type A sorting domain-containing protein, which produces MRKLYFLTIMAFLCSGFMKAQFGSCANARPITNGFTEANITTAGTGIAPESWVTSFSSQCLTASGSQYYGSVFTSTGGDYLFSYTSGSVAGESISITIQTHTPYQGVAMFTSCNGTSIDGCVAWKYNAQAGTATLTTNNLAANQTIYVAVGIWASPNNLNFSVTNFTVTPSSLSVDENQLKTSSNVYPNPVRDILNISNLKEKTNVAIIDMNGKVVKKETVSVEGKINVSHLIPGVYIVNVGTKEEGKSYKIIKK; this is translated from the coding sequence ATGAGAAAACTTTACTTTTTAACAATTATGGCTTTTTTGTGTTCAGGATTCATGAAGGCACAATTTGGAAGCTGTGCAAATGCTCGCCCTATCACAAATGGATTTACAGAGGCTAACATTACAACAGCCGGAACAGGGATAGCTCCGGAATCTTGGGTAACCAGCTTCAGCAGTCAATGTCTTACAGCAAGTGGCAGTCAATATTATGGAAGTGTATTTACTTCTACTGGCGGAGACTATCTCTTTTCTTACACTTCAGGAAGTGTTGCTGGTGAATCAATTTCTATTACAATTCAAACTCACACTCCATATCAAGGAGTTGCAATGTTTACAAGTTGTAACGGAACTTCTATTGATGGTTGTGTTGCATGGAAATATAATGCACAAGCAGGTACAGCGACTTTAACGACTAATAATCTAGCTGCCAATCAGACTATCTATGTTGCAGTAGGGATTTGGGCATCGCCTAATAATTTAAATTTTTCAGTAACCAATTTTACCGTAACTCCTTCTTCTCTATCAGTAGATGAAAATCAGCTTAAAACCTCTTCAAATGTTTATCCGAACCCAGTTAGGGATATTCTTAATATTTCTAATTTGAAAGAGAAAACAAATGTAGCCATCATCGATATGAATGGTAAAGTTGTAAAAAAAGAAACTGTTTCTGTAGAAGGAAAGATTAATGTTTCTCATTTAATTCCTGGTGTTTATATAGTGAATGTCGGAACAAAAGAAGAAGGGAAATCTTATAAAATTATTAAAAAATAA
- the gldC gene encoding gliding motility protein GldC — protein sequence MRKTQITIDVELDENHIPEKMTWNAQDGGVEKEETKAVMISVWDEKASEALRIDLWTKEMPVDQMKMFMHQILVSMGSTYQRATGEDDVAEWIEQIAEEFAVKSAIKM from the coding sequence ATGAGAAAGACCCAAATAACGATAGATGTAGAGCTGGATGAAAACCACATTCCGGAAAAAATGACTTGGAATGCTCAGGATGGAGGCGTAGAAAAAGAAGAAACAAAAGCGGTAATGATTTCCGTTTGGGACGAAAAAGCTTCAGAAGCTTTAAGAATCGATCTTTGGACCAAAGAAATGCCGGTTGACCAAATGAAAATGTTTATGCATCAGATTTTAGTGTCTATGGGAAGTACGTATCAGAGAGCAACAGGCGAAGATGATGTTGCAGAATGGATTGAGCAAATCGCAGAAGAATTTGCCGTAAAATCGGCAATAAAAATGTAA